The following proteins come from a genomic window of Trinickia caryophylli:
- a CDS encoding enolase C-terminal domain-like protein yields MTPSLKFRELKATPVRLPMSNPIRTASGTIADAPFVLIDLHTDQGVTGHAYLFVFTPLVLKPLTSLITSLGEHLEGKPLAPLDTRDALESLFHLVGNTGLISMAIAGIEMALWDAHARALDVPLVRALGGTPQPIPAYSSIGMFGSEVSCKLAEQSVENGFRAMKIKIGHITLEQDLEVVRAVKSVLGDRSMLCIDYNQGLTVDEAIRRCRALDELGLGWIEEPTRQDDYAGHARIAAATATPIQMGENCFGIHELAKCIAAGASDLLMFDLVKIGGVARWLQGAALADAASLSVSTHNYQEISAHLMAVTPTAHWLQYYDYANPVLREPMRIVDGNAIPNETAGNGIDWNPEAVSRYRVE; encoded by the coding sequence ATGACGCCAAGCCTCAAGTTTCGCGAGCTGAAAGCCACCCCAGTACGCCTGCCGATGTCGAACCCGATCCGCACCGCCAGCGGCACGATCGCCGATGCGCCGTTCGTGCTGATCGACTTGCATACCGATCAGGGCGTGACCGGGCATGCCTACCTGTTCGTCTTCACCCCACTCGTGCTCAAGCCGCTGACCTCGCTCATCACGTCGCTCGGCGAACACCTCGAAGGCAAGCCGCTCGCACCGCTCGACACGCGTGACGCACTCGAATCGCTTTTCCATCTGGTTGGCAACACCGGGCTCATCAGCATGGCGATCGCCGGCATCGAGATGGCGCTGTGGGACGCGCACGCACGCGCGCTCGACGTCCCACTGGTACGCGCGCTAGGCGGCACGCCGCAGCCGATTCCGGCCTATTCGAGCATCGGCATGTTCGGCTCCGAGGTAAGCTGCAAGCTGGCTGAACAGTCCGTCGAAAATGGCTTTCGCGCGATGAAGATCAAGATCGGCCACATCACGCTCGAGCAGGACCTGGAGGTGGTGCGGGCCGTGAAATCGGTGCTGGGCGACCGCTCGATGCTTTGCATCGACTATAACCAAGGCCTGACGGTGGACGAAGCGATACGTCGCTGCCGCGCGCTCGACGAACTGGGCCTGGGCTGGATCGAGGAGCCGACCCGGCAGGATGACTATGCAGGCCACGCCCGCATCGCCGCCGCCACCGCCACGCCGATCCAGATGGGCGAGAACTGCTTCGGGATCCACGAGCTGGCCAAGTGCATCGCCGCCGGCGCGTCCGACCTGCTGATGTTCGACCTGGTGAAGATCGGTGGTGTGGCGCGCTGGCTGCAAGGTGCGGCGCTGGCCGACGCGGCGTCGCTGTCGGTCAGCACACACAATTACCAGGAAATCAGCGCACACTTGATGGCCGTCACGCCCACCGCACACTGGCTCCAGTACTACGACTACGCGAATCCGGTGCTGCGCGAACCGATGCGCATCGTCGACGGCAATGCGATTCCCAACGAGACGGCCGGCAACGGCATCGACTGGAATCCCGAGGCCGTCTCGCGCTACCGAGTCGAATGA
- a CDS encoding DMT family transporter — protein sequence MATLTSITWEWAWVPIVLCAAFGRTVRNAAQRSLTAQAGTLPATLVRFLYGLPAASIWLLLLARLGGSMPTVTPAWAGWLTLGAVAQLSATALLLVAIRHCNFVVAVTYSKTEPVQVALFSLLFLREVPGELSILGMLIAMLGVILLTFPRRGQGIAMAGSWLGRSALYGLGAGALFALMAVGYRAAALQQPHVTPWLNGAWGVLWAQAIQSVLLGGYLLATNRPGLLVILRVWRFSLMVGTVGALATIGELTSLALHGATDVRTLGLVEVLFSYLVSRRVLREKLGAIEGWGIALVTSGLVVVCAQW from the coding sequence ATGGCAACGCTCACTTCGATCACGTGGGAATGGGCCTGGGTGCCCATCGTGCTGTGCGCCGCCTTCGGGCGCACCGTGCGCAATGCAGCGCAGCGCAGTCTGACGGCGCAGGCCGGTACGCTGCCCGCCACCTTGGTGCGCTTCCTGTACGGGCTGCCAGCCGCGTCCATCTGGCTGCTGCTGCTTGCACGCCTTGGCGGCAGCATGCCCACAGTAACGCCGGCGTGGGCGGGCTGGCTCACGCTTGGCGCGGTCGCGCAGCTGAGCGCCACCGCGCTCCTGCTAGTTGCGATCCGGCATTGCAACTTCGTAGTGGCGGTCACCTATTCCAAAACCGAGCCCGTACAGGTCGCGCTGTTCTCGCTGCTGTTCCTGCGCGAGGTACCCGGCGAGCTGTCGATCCTCGGCATGCTGATCGCGATGCTCGGCGTGATCCTCCTGACCTTTCCGAGGCGCGGGCAGGGCATCGCCATGGCCGGCAGTTGGCTCGGCCGCTCCGCGCTCTACGGGCTCGGTGCGGGTGCGCTGTTCGCGCTGATGGCGGTCGGTTATCGCGCCGCCGCGCTCCAGCAGCCGCACGTCACGCCCTGGCTGAACGGCGCGTGGGGCGTGCTGTGGGCGCAGGCGATCCAGTCGGTGCTGCTCGGCGGCTACTTGCTGGCCACCAATCGCCCGGGGCTGCTCGTGATCCTGCGCGTCTGGCGCTTCTCGCTGATGGTCGGCACGGTTGGCGCACTCGCCACCATCGGCGAGCTAACCTCGCTGGCGCTGCACGGTGCCACCGACGTGCGCACCTTGGGGCTGGTCGAGGTGTTGTTCAGCTATCTGGTTTCTCGCCGCGTCCTCCGCGAGAAACTCGGGGCGATCGAGGGCTGGGGCATCGCGCTCGTGACCTCCGGGCTCGTAGTGGTCTGCGCGCAGTGGTAG
- a CDS encoding lipocalin-like domain-containing protein, translated as MVKKTEWSFKRGVAAILACASLALPLHALADSATSALAGTWTLVAADVEHPDGTRGRDYGAAPSGLLIIDGEGRYSLQIFREERERFSSGDKATGTAAEYKGAVMGSSTHFGTLEVDPAKHILVFHIQHASFPNWEGAQQQRTYGIRGDELSYRVVARPNGDVPISVWKKVN; from the coding sequence ATGGTTAAAAAAACAGAATGGTCATTCAAGCGCGGCGTGGCGGCGATACTCGCGTGCGCGTCTCTCGCGTTGCCGCTGCACGCTCTAGCTGACAGCGCGACGTCGGCGCTGGCAGGTACCTGGACGCTGGTCGCGGCCGATGTGGAACACCCCGACGGCACGCGCGGCCGCGACTATGGCGCGGCGCCCTCAGGCCTGCTGATAATCGACGGCGAGGGCCGTTATTCGCTGCAGATTTTCAGAGAGGAACGCGAGCGCTTCAGCTCTGGAGACAAAGCAACCGGCACTGCGGCCGAATACAAGGGCGCGGTGATGGGTTCGAGCACGCATTTCGGCACGCTCGAAGTCGATCCCGCCAAGCATATTCTGGTTTTCCATATTCAACATGCGTCGTTTCCGAATTGGGAAGGCGCGCAACAACAGCGGACTTACGGAATACGCGGTGACGAATTGAGTTATCGCGTCGTGGCCCGTCCGAACGGCGATGTGCCAATCTCCGTCTGGAAGAAAGTGAACTGA
- a CDS encoding NAD(P)-dependent malic enzyme, translated as MSETLMTDLSHPAFDAHLGGKLEVVGKVRIDTREDLARVYTPGFAHVAAAIHRDPSLIRRYTIRQNTVAIVTDGTAVSGIGNVGPHAALPVMEGKALVFRRFAGLNAVPICLATADPDKIVETVACITPAFGAVMLEDISAPRCFHIEALLHERLEIPVLHDDQHATAISAGAALVNALKLVGKRIEDIKVVMVGAGAAGTGCAKMFLNLGVRRLIGCDRAGAIYRGRTDLNDAKLWFAEHANPDRETGTLREVLAGADVFLGVSGPGVVTADDMRLMAQHPIIFALANPQPEIMPADLRGVDAIVATGRSDLPNQIDGGLAYPGLFRGILDLGAAKFSDAMKLAAAHALAKLVDGAALDAGRIIPDIFDERVMPTVAAAVAAAATVTVRAA; from the coding sequence TTGTCGGAAACGCTCATGACAGATCTGTCCCATCCGGCTTTCGACGCCCACCTCGGCGGAAAGCTCGAAGTCGTCGGCAAGGTTCGCATCGACACGCGCGAGGATCTCGCGCGCGTCTATACCCCGGGCTTCGCCCACGTCGCCGCCGCGATCCATCGCGATCCGTCGCTGATCCGGCGCTACACCATCCGCCAGAATACGGTCGCCATCGTCACCGACGGCACCGCCGTGTCGGGTATCGGCAACGTCGGACCGCACGCGGCGCTGCCTGTAATGGAAGGCAAGGCGCTGGTATTCCGCCGCTTCGCCGGCCTCAACGCGGTGCCGATCTGCCTGGCCACCGCCGACCCCGACAAAATCGTCGAAACGGTCGCGTGCATCACCCCGGCGTTCGGCGCGGTTATGCTGGAAGATATCTCCGCGCCGCGCTGCTTCCACATCGAGGCGCTCCTGCACGAGCGGCTCGAGATCCCCGTGCTGCACGACGACCAGCACGCCACAGCGATCTCGGCGGGGGCGGCGCTCGTCAACGCGCTCAAGCTCGTGGGCAAGCGCATCGAAGACATCAAGGTGGTGATGGTGGGTGCGGGCGCAGCCGGCACGGGCTGCGCGAAGATGTTCCTGAACCTCGGCGTGCGCCGGCTGATCGGCTGCGACCGCGCGGGGGCGATCTATCGCGGCCGCACCGACCTCAACGACGCCAAGCTCTGGTTCGCCGAGCACGCGAACCCCGATCGGGAAACCGGCACGCTGCGCGAGGTACTGGCGGGTGCCGACGTGTTTCTCGGCGTCTCCGGGCCGGGCGTGGTCACGGCCGACGACATGCGGCTCATGGCGCAGCACCCCATCATCTTCGCGCTCGCCAATCCGCAACCGGAAATCATGCCGGCGGATCTGCGGGGGGTCGATGCGATCGTGGCGACCGGGCGCAGCGATCTGCCCAACCAGATCGACGGCGGGCTGGCCTACCCGGGTCTGTTTCGCGGGATCCTCGACCTTGGCGCCGCGAAATTCTCGGATGCGATGAAGCTGGCCGCCGCGCACGCGCTGGCGAAGCTTGTCGATGGCGCCGCGCTCGATGCCGGGCGCATCATCCCGGACATTTTCGACGAGCGCGTGATGCCGACTGTGGCTGCGGCAGTGGCCGCCGCCGCCACAGTCACGGTCCGCGCCGCCTAG
- a CDS encoding ATP-grasp domain-containing protein — MKDAVILLMHQGNSFVQELAALLAARDLAFVAVSSRPADAAVFERNQAFLDAWQLADTTELRTEDVTVAARHFEQAGYRLRAAIATFEGYRLLMAELNATLGARDAPGAALALALDKFRCRTFLRDAGLSEVACEPIETGAGGPDLDPSRRWFVKPVRGAASFGCFILTHPDDLRDLPAIQAQMHNDGKLSSIFMGKFSFFAEEFVEGPEFSFEIAAAGRPRVVCVHEKARVERLQRTTLESMSISPPLCLPEAILQEGAAFVSECLSRIGLINGAYHVEMKYWEARRRWEIVEINPRMGGSLINASTERIIGVSMLELWLRSLLLRDEAELPAFHGFVDRVSQGGRAVAASSDRATVFVSKYGEKGRTVASIAYDAGGRTPDVLELHVKAGAKLENSDRAICVMDALWEVDRASLAQSVETIEKESDARFHITYQ, encoded by the coding sequence ATGAAAGACGCGGTGATCTTGCTGATGCACCAGGGCAATTCGTTCGTACAGGAGCTGGCCGCACTGCTCGCGGCGCGCGATCTCGCGTTCGTTGCCGTCAGCTCCCGGCCAGCCGACGCAGCCGTGTTCGAGCGCAACCAGGCGTTTCTTGACGCCTGGCAACTGGCGGACACAACCGAGCTGCGTACGGAGGACGTCACGGTCGCGGCGCGCCACTTCGAACAGGCGGGCTACCGGTTGCGCGCCGCCATCGCTACCTTCGAGGGTTACCGGTTGCTGATGGCCGAATTGAACGCCACGCTCGGCGCGCGCGATGCGCCCGGCGCGGCACTCGCACTCGCACTCGACAAGTTCCGCTGCCGCACGTTTCTGCGCGACGCTGGCCTGAGCGAGGTGGCCTGCGAGCCGATCGAGACCGGGGCAGGCGGCCCCGACCTGGATCCGTCGCGCCGCTGGTTCGTCAAGCCGGTGCGGGGTGCCGCCTCGTTTGGTTGCTTCATCCTGACCCACCCTGACGATCTGCGCGACCTACCCGCGATTCAGGCGCAGATGCACAACGACGGCAAGCTGTCCTCGATCTTCATGGGCAAATTCAGCTTTTTCGCCGAGGAATTCGTCGAGGGACCGGAATTCAGTTTCGAGATTGCGGCGGCGGGCCGCCCGCGCGTGGTCTGCGTCCACGAAAAGGCGCGCGTCGAGCGCCTGCAGCGCACCACCCTGGAGAGCATGTCGATCTCGCCCCCCCTGTGCCTGCCCGAGGCCATACTGCAGGAAGGTGCCGCGTTCGTGTCCGAGTGCCTGAGCCGGATAGGGCTGATTAACGGGGCATACCACGTCGAAATGAAGTACTGGGAGGCGCGGCGCCGCTGGGAAATCGTCGAGATCAACCCGCGCATGGGCGGCAGCCTCATCAATGCCAGCACCGAGCGAATCATTGGCGTATCGATGCTCGAACTCTGGCTGCGCTCGCTGCTGTTGCGCGACGAGGCAGAGTTGCCCGCGTTCCACGGCTTCGTGGATCGCGTCTCGCAAGGCGGGCGCGCCGTCGCCGCAAGCAGCGATCGGGCCACGGTGTTCGTCAGCAAGTACGGCGAGAAGGGCCGTACGGTGGCATCGATCGCGTACGACGCGGGCGGACGCACGCCCGACGTGCTCGAACTGCACGTGAAGGCCGGTGCAAAGCTCGAGAACTCGGACCGTGCGATCTGCGTGATGGACGCGCTCTGGGAAGTCGACCGTGCCTCGCTCGCCCAATCGGTCGAGACGATCGAGAAGGAATCGGACGCGCGCTTTCACATCACGTACCAGTGA
- a CDS encoding DUF1611 domain-containing protein yields MNRWPKYGNGRQWDHELCRYDEIIPSRYVLSYLCDEEGSRGLPFEQDPRHIYRVDDFLDTEALAAQVKRAIVEHGPVSHLLAFSEYLLDPAAAMRERFDIPGQTRAEVDRFRDKTQMKRVLQAANLRVPRWFACTTREQTETRARELGFPLIVKPIRGASSKGVQKVASADALRAALVALDLGQYEIEEYIDGEILHVDGVLDQAGNCLFLCVSRYISSCLNFEAGVPLGSVIETDTPLARACRTFALACLRALALRGSAFHLELFNRDGELIFLEVGARVPGADVPYTVHRAFGINLFRLWVDAALDLPVALPVISPPRSAGWVTIPRPTPLPRRVVSAGSLLGRIPGLYRELIPAPGDLLTDTGGGYTHLQGGRFLIEGASEREVLASIREVVARYELVTTPVSTASVDLQQETPMRTLTHAELLAKRCVVFAEGCFGLFTSKVAASYLRYRPESALAVIDSTQAGKRVSEVIGYGGNIPVVANVEQALEAKPEVLLIGKGLHSAQLPPNWKAPIITAIRGGLHIINCIHFRLRSDPDIAAAADAAGITIWETKEPVPLELNKARVLALPCFVAHTCGSDSNIGKKTTALEVSLEANRRGIRTGFAATGQTGMLISGTGIVVDCIPSDFVAGAAEKVVLDAAEGNDWVVLEGQGSLNHIGASGIALALLHGGLPHALIFCHRLGLERTKVWETRIRPIPELIRLNEALTVFERPAKVVAISVNSAGLSDAEYRSEADALAQQTGLPVVDPCREGAGKLVDALLAYQKTLETVPHAEEVTQ; encoded by the coding sequence ATGAATCGCTGGCCGAAATATGGAAACGGGCGTCAGTGGGATCATGAGCTCTGCCGATACGACGAAATCATTCCGTCTCGCTACGTGCTGAGCTACCTCTGCGACGAGGAAGGCAGCCGCGGGCTGCCGTTCGAACAGGATCCGCGCCACATTTATCGGGTCGACGATTTCCTCGATACGGAGGCGCTCGCCGCGCAGGTGAAGCGGGCCATCGTCGAACACGGGCCGGTATCGCATCTGCTGGCGTTCTCGGAGTACCTGCTCGACCCGGCAGCGGCCATGCGAGAGCGCTTCGACATCCCCGGCCAGACCCGTGCGGAGGTCGACCGGTTCCGCGACAAAACACAGATGAAGCGTGTCCTTCAGGCGGCGAACCTGCGCGTACCGCGCTGGTTCGCCTGCACCACGCGCGAGCAGACCGAGACGCGCGCGCGCGAACTCGGCTTTCCGCTGATCGTCAAGCCGATTCGCGGCGCATCGAGCAAAGGGGTACAGAAGGTGGCCTCGGCCGACGCGCTGCGCGCCGCGCTCGTCGCGCTTGATCTGGGCCAGTACGAAATCGAGGAATACATCGACGGCGAGATTCTGCACGTGGACGGCGTGCTCGATCAGGCGGGCAACTGCTTATTCCTCTGCGTAAGCCGCTATATCTCGTCGTGCCTGAACTTCGAGGCCGGCGTGCCGCTCGGCTCGGTGATCGAGACCGACACGCCGCTAGCGCGCGCATGCCGCACGTTCGCGCTCGCCTGCCTGCGCGCGCTGGCGTTGCGCGGCTCGGCGTTTCACCTCGAATTGTTCAATCGCGACGGCGAGCTGATCTTCCTGGAAGTCGGCGCCCGCGTGCCCGGCGCCGACGTGCCCTATACGGTTCATCGCGCGTTCGGCATCAACCTGTTCCGCCTGTGGGTAGACGCCGCGCTCGATCTGCCCGTCGCGCTGCCGGTGATATCCCCACCGCGAAGTGCCGGCTGGGTGACGATCCCGCGGCCGACCCCGCTGCCGCGCCGAGTCGTCTCGGCAGGCTCGCTGCTCGGCCGCATCCCCGGCCTCTATCGTGAACTGATTCCGGCGCCAGGCGACCTGCTGACGGACACTGGTGGCGGCTACACGCACCTGCAGGGCGGCCGCTTTCTGATCGAGGGCGCCAGTGAGCGCGAGGTACTCGCGTCGATCCGCGAGGTCGTCGCCCGCTACGAACTGGTCACCACTCCCGTTTCAACTGCCTCTGTCGATTTACAACAGGAGACTCCCATGCGGACGCTTACCCATGCCGAACTACTTGCCAAACGATGTGTCGTCTTCGCCGAGGGCTGCTTCGGCCTCTTCACCAGCAAGGTAGCCGCCTCCTACCTCCGCTACCGGCCGGAATCCGCGCTTGCCGTGATCGATAGCACCCAGGCCGGCAAGCGCGTGAGCGAGGTGATCGGCTACGGCGGCAACATCCCGGTAGTCGCGAACGTCGAGCAGGCGCTCGAGGCCAAACCGGAAGTGCTGCTGATCGGCAAAGGACTGCATTCGGCGCAGCTCCCGCCGAACTGGAAGGCGCCAATCATCACAGCGATCCGTGGCGGCCTGCATATCATCAACTGCATCCATTTCCGGCTGCGCTCCGATCCGGACATCGCCGCGGCGGCCGACGCCGCCGGCATCACGATCTGGGAAACCAAGGAGCCGGTGCCGCTCGAACTGAACAAGGCGCGCGTGCTCGCGCTGCCCTGCTTCGTGGCCCACACCTGCGGCAGCGATTCGAACATCGGCAAAAAGACCACGGCGCTCGAAGTGAGTCTGGAAGCCAATCGTCGCGGCATCCGCACGGGCTTCGCCGCAACCGGCCAGACCGGCATGCTGATCTCCGGCACCGGCATCGTGGTGGACTGCATCCCGAGCGACTTCGTGGCGGGCGCCGCCGAGAAGGTCGTGTTGGACGCCGCCGAGGGCAACGACTGGGTGGTGCTCGAAGGCCAGGGCTCGCTCAATCACATCGGCGCGAGCGGCATCGCGCTGGCGCTGCTGCACGGCGGACTGCCGCACGCGCTGATCTTCTGCCACCGGCTCGGGCTCGAACGCACCAAGGTGTGGGAAACCAGGATCCGGCCGATTCCCGAGCTGATCCGGCTCAACGAGGCGCTCACGGTATTCGAGCGGCCGGCGAAGGTGGTGGCGATCAGCGTCAACAGCGCGGGCCTGAGCGACGCCGAGTATCGCTCCGAGGCAGACGCGCTCGCGCAGCAAACCGGCCTGCCGGTAGTCGATCCGTGCCGGGAAGGCGCAGGCAAGCTGGTGGACGCGCTGCTGGCCTACCAAAAGACGCTGGAAACAGTGCCGCACGCCGAGGAGGTGACGCAATGA
- a CDS encoding phytanoyl-CoA dioxygenase family protein, which translates to MSFPLSPAQVAQFEADGFLVVPNMLDTEAVASMHAAIDEIIASAPDLREVAELEPSDPTVIRRIWQPSKRHAAFRAVQENTRLLDHLESLIGPDIVFHHSKLNMKGPRVGSPVEWHQDFSYYPHTNSKLVACLIYLDDASESNGCLRVLAGSHKAQIYDHSENGFFRGKVGVDKLPSGCEEKTAAGSAGSAVFLHCRVLHRSDPNHSDRYRRCFIPAYRAADALPIYYGPHAAHNEPGTYLLRGQQRRFVTSEAGTYPMPITEKAFNSLYALQQGEHVLDKPLHATSSGYSTPPHQPATHQ; encoded by the coding sequence ATGTCTTTTCCCCTGTCTCCCGCCCAGGTCGCTCAGTTCGAAGCAGACGGATTTCTCGTCGTTCCGAACATGCTCGACACCGAAGCGGTCGCGTCCATGCACGCGGCCATAGACGAAATTATCGCGTCGGCCCCCGACTTGCGCGAGGTCGCGGAACTCGAGCCGAGCGATCCCACCGTGATCCGGCGCATATGGCAACCGTCGAAGCGCCACGCGGCGTTTCGCGCCGTGCAGGAAAACACTCGCTTGCTCGATCATCTCGAGTCGCTGATCGGCCCGGACATCGTATTCCACCACAGCAAGCTCAACATGAAAGGGCCGCGCGTCGGCTCGCCGGTGGAATGGCATCAGGATTTCTCGTACTACCCGCACACCAATTCGAAGCTCGTGGCCTGCCTCATCTACCTCGACGACGCATCCGAATCCAACGGCTGCCTGCGGGTGCTGGCGGGTTCGCACAAGGCGCAGATCTACGACCATTCTGAAAACGGCTTTTTCCGCGGCAAGGTCGGTGTCGACAAATTGCCGTCCGGCTGCGAGGAAAAGACCGCGGCGGGCAGTGCCGGCAGCGCCGTATTCCTGCACTGCCGCGTGCTGCACCGCTCCGATCCGAACCATTCGGACCGCTACCGTCGCTGCTTCATCCCGGCCTACCGCGCCGCCGACGCGCTACCGATCTACTATGGCCCGCACGCCGCGCACAACGAGCCGGGTACCTACCTGCTGCGCGGGCAGCAGCGCCGCTTCGTCACAAGCGAGGCCGGCACCTATCCGATGCCGATCACGGAGAAGGCGTTCAACTCGCTCTACGCGCTCCAGCAGGGCGAGCACGTGCTCGACAAGCCGCTGCACGCCACGTCGAGCGGCTACTCCACCCCGCCCCACCAGCCCGCCACCCATCAGTAA
- a CDS encoding helix-turn-helix domain-containing protein — MEKRFEFEIKRGNVEQEDDTSRSRRSPPLAEINGFGPAPSQRGEHRQGATVDLCYGTPKLSSRQQQILVCIIRGYQNKAIADLLGIEIVTVKMHIGILFKKLGVTNRTKAAVRGMRLINSASDAEPWLALHEEN; from the coding sequence GTGGAAAAGCGATTCGAATTCGAAATAAAACGCGGAAATGTCGAGCAGGAAGACGACACTTCCCGATCGCGGCGCTCGCCGCCGCTGGCAGAGATCAACGGGTTCGGGCCGGCCCCGAGCCAGCGCGGCGAGCATCGACAGGGCGCGACGGTGGACCTGTGCTACGGCACCCCCAAGCTGTCATCCCGACAGCAGCAGATTCTGGTCTGCATCATCCGCGGTTATCAGAACAAGGCGATTGCCGATCTGCTCGGCATCGAGATCGTCACGGTCAAGATGCATATCGGCATCCTGTTCAAGAAGCTTGGCGTAACCAATCGAACCAAGGCTGCGGTGCGAGGCATGCGGCTCATCAACAGCGCGAGCGATGCGGAGCCCTGGCTGGCCTTGCACGAAGAGAATTAG
- a CDS encoding 3-phosphoshikimate 1-carboxyvinyltransferase: MYLRVEPIKQLGRDMRAPASKPETQRAILAATLAAGTSTIHNDLRCLETETMKIACRKLGAIIKETDDSLVITGAGGGFSTDIHVIDAKGSGLVFRTMMALNCVRGFPTILTGDATLRRRVMKPLFDALHSLGASFTFLGDEDKAPVINWGKALKGTHCQLAGDISSQFVTAILMAAPLGERSVDIEMTSPVLSNSYIAQTLDILRTAGLSVEASDDYSAYRAHPGTYQPFETAINADFTSLSYLLMACVLFPGNYRISGIDKVTLQGEQLFVEIVEALGAKMRYEAGRVLHVDSSAVNLRGHFEFDVSHGPNIIPTLVALSLFVEGKFTVRGGAVTRFHKSSRIESMVAEVLKLGADIEILYHRDGHVDGFVTRGRPRYAGGVSLSSQGDHRNFMSLFVAALRFDKACNLDGYSDVSCSFPDFLDQFEALGVQSTASARYVVEAADE; this comes from the coding sequence ATGTATCTGCGCGTCGAACCGATCAAACAGCTGGGGCGGGATATGCGCGCCCCCGCCTCGAAGCCGGAAACACAACGAGCGATTCTGGCCGCCACGCTGGCGGCGGGTACGTCGACCATCCATAACGATCTTCGCTGCCTCGAAACGGAGACCATGAAAATCGCGTGCCGCAAGCTCGGCGCGATTATCAAGGAGACCGACGATTCGCTGGTGATCACCGGTGCGGGAGGCGGTTTCAGCACGGACATCCACGTGATCGACGCCAAGGGCTCCGGCCTGGTGTTCCGCACCATGATGGCGCTGAACTGCGTGCGCGGTTTCCCTACCATTCTGACCGGCGATGCCACGCTGCGCCGCCGCGTGATGAAACCGCTGTTCGACGCGCTGCATTCACTCGGCGCCAGCTTCACGTTTCTCGGCGACGAGGACAAAGCGCCCGTGATCAACTGGGGCAAGGCACTCAAGGGCACGCATTGTCAGTTGGCCGGTGACATCAGCTCTCAGTTCGTCACCGCGATCCTGATGGCGGCGCCGCTCGGCGAGCGCAGCGTTGATATAGAAATGACTTCGCCGGTACTGTCGAATTCGTACATCGCGCAAACGCTGGACATACTGCGCACCGCCGGACTCAGCGTGGAGGCCAGCGACGACTATTCCGCGTATCGCGCGCATCCTGGCACCTACCAGCCATTCGAAACCGCGATCAACGCCGACTTTACGTCGCTGTCGTATCTGTTAATGGCCTGCGTGCTGTTCCCGGGCAATTACCGGATTAGCGGCATCGACAAGGTCACGCTCCAGGGCGAGCAGTTGTTCGTCGAGATCGTCGAGGCGCTCGGCGCCAAGATGCGCTACGAAGCCGGCCGCGTGCTGCATGTCGACAGTAGCGCGGTCAACCTGAGGGGGCATTTCGAATTCGACGTCAGCCACGGTCCGAACATCATTCCGACGCTGGTCGCGCTCAGTCTGTTCGTGGAGGGAAAATTCACGGTGCGCGGCGGAGCGGTCACGCGCTTTCACAAGTCGTCGCGAATCGAGTCGATGGTGGCCGAAGTGCTGAAGCTTGGGGCGGACATCGAGATCCTGTACCACCGGGACGGCCACGTCGACGGCTTCGTGACGCGCGGCAGGCCGCGCTATGCCGGCGGCGTGTCGTTGAGCAGCCAGGGCGACCATCGCAACTTCATGTCGCTGTTCGTGGCAGCTTTGCGTTTCGACAAGGCTTGCAATCTTGACGGATACAGCGACGTGTCGTGCTCGTTTCCCGATTTTCTCGATCAGTTCGAAGCGCTTGGCGTTCAAAGCACGGCATCGGCACGTTACGTCGTCGAAGCCGCTGACGAATAA
- a CDS encoding transposase: protein MRVAQYSDEIEMRIGRPAPLGCAPAVEATGRRFSLETISAVSARDEFRFMVHEGAFTALVLREFLARLMLGTRERVFLVVDSGPIHNAMLVQHFMRAQKGRPKLFQLPSY, encoded by the coding sequence ATGCGCGTTGCGCAATACTCGGATGAAATCGAAATGCGCATCGGGCGGCCGGCGCCGCTGGGCTGCGCGCCGGCGGTGGAAGCGACGGGCAGGCGTTTTTCGCTGGAGACGATTTCGGCGGTCAGTGCTCGGGACGAGTTTCGCTTCATGGTGCATGAGGGAGCCTTTACCGCTTTGGTCTTGCGGGAGTTTCTCGCTCGCCTGATGCTCGGCACACGCGAGCGGGTATTCCTCGTAGTGGACAGCGGTCCGATTCATAACGCCATGCTGGTCCAACATTTCATGCGGGCGCAGAAAGGGCGACCGAAGCTGTTCCAGCT